A portion of the Segatella copri DSM 18205 genome contains these proteins:
- the atpC gene encoding ATP synthase F1 subunit epsilon, producing MLQLKIVSPEKVVFQGEVESVLVPGTLGSFEILKDHAPIISSLEVGKVEYTTKEGKQVMNIQGGFVECKKNEVSLCVEV from the coding sequence ATGTTACAGCTAAAGATAGTATCTCCTGAGAAAGTCGTCTTCCAGGGTGAGGTAGAGAGCGTACTGGTTCCGGGAACCCTCGGCTCGTTCGAGATTCTCAAGGATCACGCGCCTATCATCTCTTCGCTCGAAGTGGGCAAGGTGGAATACACTACCAAGGAAGGCAAGCAGGTAATGAACATCCAGGGCGGATTCGTGGAATGTAAGAAAAACGAAGTAAGCCTTTGCGTAGAAGTATAA
- a CDS encoding F0F1 ATP synthase subunit A codes for MKHLKQFLLMAMLLFTLAPLQVSAKENIDVKEILWGHIKDSYEWHITKVGDHPVVIHLPIIVNTTSGWHVFCSSEFSEEKDANGDRPGPFNLVIKNADAQANPNKIVEKVGGQEVRPLDISITKTVCVLFIDAIILLLCVLIPARWCRKHKVDDPAPKGFVGLMHMFIMSVYTDVIEATLGKEAPKYAPWLLTCFFFIFVANIMGIVPFPPGGGNLTGNIACTVFFGVTTFLITNFTGTKEYWKEIFWPEVPTWLKVPVPLMPFIELFGIFTKPLALIIRLFANMMAGHAIALSFAAIIFIMFNISENAIANYVAGTGMTIVSVAMSAFMMLLEVLVSYIQALVFTMLSAVFISLAHVKSHEAEPEVVK; via the coding sequence ATGAAACATCTCAAGCAATTCCTCTTGATGGCGATGCTGCTCTTTACGCTGGCACCTCTGCAGGTATCGGCTAAGGAGAACATCGACGTGAAAGAGATATTGTGGGGTCATATCAAGGATTCTTATGAATGGCATATCACCAAGGTGGGAGACCATCCCGTAGTGATTCATCTGCCAATCATCGTTAACACCACTTCGGGCTGGCACGTGTTCTGCAGCAGCGAATTCTCGGAAGAGAAGGATGCTAATGGAGACCGTCCAGGACCTTTCAACCTGGTGATCAAGAACGCTGATGCGCAGGCGAATCCCAACAAGATAGTAGAGAAGGTGGGAGGCCAGGAGGTTCGTCCGCTTGACATCTCCATCACGAAGACCGTTTGCGTGCTCTTCATCGATGCTATCATCCTGTTGCTCTGTGTCCTGATACCAGCCCGCTGGTGCAGGAAGCACAAGGTGGATGACCCTGCACCAAAGGGATTTGTGGGACTGATGCACATGTTCATCATGTCGGTATATACCGATGTAATTGAGGCCACCCTGGGTAAGGAAGCGCCAAAGTATGCACCATGGTTGCTTACTTGCTTCTTCTTTATCTTCGTGGCGAACATCATGGGTATCGTACCATTCCCTCCAGGTGGTGGTAACCTGACGGGTAATATCGCCTGCACCGTATTCTTCGGTGTAACGACATTCCTGATCACCAACTTCACCGGTACCAAGGAATACTGGAAGGAAATCTTCTGGCCGGAGGTACCAACCTGGTTGAAGGTCCCTGTGCCACTGATGCCATTCATCGAGCTCTTCGGAATCTTTACGAAACCGCTGGCTCTGATTATCCGACTTTTCGCCAACATGATGGCGGGTCACGCCATCGCACTTTCGTTTGCGGCTATCATTTTCATCATGTTCAACATCAGTGAGAATGCTATCGCCAATTATGTGGCAGGTACGGGTATGACAATAGTAAGTGTTGCGATGAGCGCCTTTATGATGCTCCTCGAAGTATTGGTAAGCTACATTCAGGCATTGGTATTCACCATGCTGAGTGCAGTATTCATCTCGCTGGCTCATGTAAAGTCTCATGAGGCTGAGCCAGAGGTAGTGAAGTAG
- the atpE gene encoding ATP synthase F0 subunit C, with protein MLSLLLAAEIAKLGAAVGAGLAAIGAGIGIGRIGGQAMDAMARQPEKMGDLRSSMIIAAALVEGVAFFAVIIAILAIVM; from the coding sequence ATGTTATCACTTTTATTAGCAGCAGAGATTGCAAAGTTGGGTGCCGCAGTAGGTGCAGGTTTAGCCGCTATTGGCGCAGGTATTGGTATCGGTCGCATTGGTGGCCAGGCTATGGACGCTATGGCTCGTCAGCCAGAGAAGATGGGCGACCTCCGTTCTTCTATGATTATCGCAGCTGCGTTGGTTGAGGGTGTTGCGTTCTTCGCTGTCATCATCGCCATCCTGGCAATCGTTATGTAA